Proteins encoded within one genomic window of Mycolicibacterium aubagnense:
- a CDS encoding DUF6153 family protein: MTHGSTRPHVIGWVVGLLFLIVGIIGMHSLIVTPAHAPSHHPQSAVHQPASAPAGQTSMSDACNCNGHNGFHACVFVMTELLTILGLALLYWLGVTPQETVQAQIRQALRRRQRAPPWTVLTLEELSLLRI; this comes from the coding sequence GTGACGCATGGCAGCACGCGCCCCCATGTCATCGGCTGGGTCGTCGGACTGCTGTTCTTGATCGTGGGCATCATCGGCATGCATTCGCTGATCGTCACGCCGGCGCACGCGCCGTCGCATCACCCGCAGTCGGCTGTTCATCAACCCGCCAGCGCTCCGGCTGGGCAAACATCCATGTCAGATGCCTGCAACTGCAACGGGCACAATGGCTTTCACGCCTGCGTTTTCGTCATGACCGAACTGCTGACCATCCTGGGTCTGGCTTTGCTGTACTGGCTGGGCGTCACGCCTCAGGAGACCGTGCAGGCCCAGATTCGCCAAGCATTGCGGCGCAGGCAACGAGCCCCGCCGTGGACGGTGCTGACCCTCGAGGAACTGTCTCTACTCCGAATCTGA
- a CDS encoding penicillin-binding transpeptidase domain-containing protein translates to MTKRTALLLTCTLLLGTTGCSMFNGPEPEDAFNAFADALHRKDSGAAAKDTTDTTASEPAIKSMFDGMGKNATLDVKATPGDGDNKSTAKLAYTWSLGPGREFRYDTTAIATKVGEDWKIRWAPALLHPKLRQGGTFQFSEDKALLTPVVDRNGQPLLNWQTVGVVTLSRDHLDSAAALAPVVARFDDTITAESIAGEFNGNQDDRVTVVKLREADLAQVADELTQIPGVTVTKQGALLTADPNLHSPAISGLPEVWQKAIDATAGWSVDLVDEQGQPTDELVKNEPGDTKPVRTTLDPRLQLLAQHAVATDPRPTVLVAIAPSTGAILAAAQNDAANAQGPIAFTGLYPPGSTFKTVTTAAALEKGLATADSPEPCPGTVTIENRTIPNEDKFDLGTVPLAQAFAHSCNTTMAALADKLPADALPNTAKNLGIGVDFVTPGITTVTGKVPNADTPAQRVENGIGQGTVTVSPFGLAVAEASLAHGSTITPTLLPGQQTTASSPSAPVDKPTADALRAMMRLTVTDGTATALKDIDGLGGKTGTAEFGDNTHSHGWFAGIVGDLAFATLVVGGDSSAPAVAVSGDFLRAAAS, encoded by the coding sequence ATGACGAAACGTACTGCGCTGCTGCTGACCTGCACGCTGCTCCTCGGCACCACCGGATGCTCGATGTTCAACGGCCCGGAGCCCGAGGACGCCTTCAACGCGTTTGCTGATGCGTTGCACCGCAAGGACTCCGGCGCCGCCGCCAAAGACACCACCGACACCACCGCGTCCGAACCGGCCATCAAGTCCATGTTCGACGGTATGGGCAAAAACGCCACGCTCGACGTCAAGGCCACGCCCGGAGACGGCGACAACAAGTCGACCGCCAAACTGGCCTACACCTGGTCTCTCGGGCCTGGCCGCGAATTCCGTTATGACACAACAGCAATCGCCACCAAAGTCGGCGAGGACTGGAAAATCCGCTGGGCCCCGGCGCTTTTGCACCCGAAGCTGCGGCAAGGCGGCACGTTCCAGTTCAGCGAAGACAAGGCACTGCTGACGCCCGTCGTCGACCGCAACGGGCAGCCGCTGCTCAACTGGCAGACGGTCGGCGTCGTCACCTTGAGTCGCGACCACCTCGACTCCGCCGCCGCGCTGGCTCCGGTGGTTGCCCGCTTCGACGACACCATCACCGCCGAGTCGATCGCAGGCGAGTTCAACGGAAATCAGGACGACCGCGTCACCGTGGTCAAGCTCCGCGAGGCTGACCTGGCACAGGTCGCCGACGAGCTCACCCAGATTCCCGGCGTCACCGTCACCAAGCAAGGCGCGCTGCTGACCGCCGACCCGAACCTGCACTCACCGGCCATCAGCGGACTGCCCGAGGTATGGCAGAAGGCCATCGACGCGACCGCGGGGTGGTCCGTGGACCTGGTCGACGAACAGGGGCAGCCCACCGACGAGCTCGTGAAGAACGAGCCCGGGGACACCAAGCCCGTTCGCACCACCCTCGACCCGCGCCTGCAGCTCCTCGCTCAGCACGCCGTGGCCACCGATCCCCGGCCGACTGTGCTCGTCGCGATCGCACCGAGCACCGGCGCCATCCTCGCGGCGGCGCAGAACGACGCCGCCAACGCGCAGGGACCCATCGCCTTCACCGGCCTGTACCCACCGGGGTCCACGTTCAAGACCGTCACCACCGCCGCGGCCCTGGAGAAGGGGCTCGCGACCGCCGATTCCCCCGAGCCCTGCCCGGGCACCGTGACCATCGAGAACCGCACCATCCCCAACGAGGACAAGTTCGACCTCGGCACCGTGCCGCTGGCGCAGGCATTCGCGCATTCCTGCAACACCACCATGGCGGCGCTCGCCGACAAGCTCCCGGCCGACGCCCTGCCCAACACCGCCAAGAACCTCGGCATCGGCGTCGACTTCGTCACCCCCGGCATCACCACGGTCACGGGCAAGGTGCCCAACGCCGACACCCCGGCGCAGCGCGTCGAGAACGGCATCGGCCAGGGCACCGTCACTGTCAGTCCGTTCGGCTTGGCGGTCGCCGAGGCCAGCCTGGCGCATGGGTCGACCATCACCCCCACGCTGTTGCCCGGTCAACAGACCACGGCCAGCTCGCCGTCGGCCCCTGTCGACAAGCCGACCGCGGACGCCCTGCGGGCCATGATGCGGCTGACCGTCACCGACGGCACCGCGACCGCGCTCAAGGACATCGACGGACTCGGCGGCAAGACCGGGACCGCCGAGTTCGGCGACAACACGCACTCGCACGGCTGGTTCGCCGGGATCGTCGGGGACCTCGCGTTCGCGACACTGGTGGTCGGCGGCGATTCGTCGGCACCCGCGGTGGCCGTCAGCGGGGACTTTCTGCGTGCCGCCGCCTCCTGA
- a CDS encoding helix-turn-helix domain-containing protein has product MGEFATAGNVLDERLAAATGLLSHPDGAAQDKLTVTLPASVSRRGVLDGAFAILEALATAEGGLGLTALAGACGLAKTSSFRLAEQLVALGALQRVNNRYYIGARIGRIGESWQPNPVLRQAGQGPVRTLAAQSRAIASLRILHEDRLRPICTAAPHGRGYMPTPASREATGRTASGRVLYATKGQNDVGLPDCWTRLEWRRLRESIRDHHAVVVDQQDAFAGICCVSAPVWWPNGTCAGAVTVLMQAAKPAPNLRDLVVRAARSIGAGLR; this is encoded by the coding sequence ATGGGCGAATTTGCGACAGCCGGCAACGTCCTGGATGAACGCTTGGCTGCGGCGACCGGCCTGCTGTCGCACCCCGACGGTGCGGCGCAAGACAAGCTGACAGTGACGCTCCCGGCGTCTGTGAGCCGAAGGGGAGTGCTCGATGGCGCGTTCGCGATCTTGGAGGCGCTGGCCACCGCCGAAGGCGGACTGGGATTGACCGCGCTGGCGGGTGCATGCGGGTTGGCGAAGACATCGTCCTTTCGGCTCGCCGAACAACTTGTGGCCCTCGGAGCACTTCAGCGAGTGAACAACCGCTATTACATCGGTGCACGCATCGGGCGGATCGGGGAGAGTTGGCAACCCAATCCGGTATTACGCCAGGCCGGGCAGGGGCCGGTGCGCACGTTGGCTGCTCAATCACGCGCGATCGCCTCGTTGCGGATTTTGCATGAGGACCGTCTGCGGCCGATCTGTACCGCCGCGCCGCACGGCCGTGGCTATATGCCCACCCCCGCGAGCCGAGAAGCGACCGGCCGTACTGCGTCTGGTCGCGTGCTGTATGCCACCAAGGGGCAGAACGACGTTGGGCTGCCTGACTGTTGGACGCGACTGGAATGGCGGCGGCTTCGCGAGTCTATTCGTGACCACCACGCTGTAGTGGTTGACCAGCAGGACGCTTTCGCTGGAATCTGCTGCGTCTCGGCGCCGGTGTGGTGGCCCAACGGTACGTGTGCGGGAGCGGTCACTGTCCTGATGCAAGCGGCCAAGCCCGCGCCGAATCTGCGTGACCTGGTGGTGCGTGCCGCGCGCAGTATCGGTGCTGGATTGCGATAG
- a CDS encoding SDR family NAD(P)-dependent oxidoreductase, producing MSGVVVTGGASGIGLASAKALIADGRAVSLFDISPQVVTVAESLGAHGVVVDVTDTDSMAVAVEQAAAAMDGIDGLVHAAGRVLPEPVGMFTVESWDAVVDVNLRAQALLSQLLLPHFEKALAAGAAPAIVGISSIEGLVGNPFIPAYCASKAGLLGLTRSMAGQLGPLGIRVNAVCPGFIETPMLADALAVEEVKTAFVAAAPLGRLGQPEEIGATVAFLMSPKASFITGTQIVVDGGVTSRHA from the coding sequence ATGAGTGGTGTGGTGGTCACCGGTGGCGCATCCGGCATCGGTCTGGCGTCGGCCAAGGCGCTGATCGCCGATGGTCGTGCGGTGTCGCTGTTCGACATTTCGCCTCAGGTGGTGACGGTGGCGGAATCGCTCGGGGCGCACGGCGTCGTCGTCGACGTGACTGACACCGACTCCATGGCCGTCGCCGTCGAGCAGGCCGCCGCGGCCATGGACGGCATCGACGGTTTGGTGCATGCCGCGGGCCGCGTGCTGCCAGAACCGGTCGGGATGTTCACCGTCGAATCCTGGGATGCTGTGGTCGACGTGAATCTGCGCGCGCAGGCGCTGCTGTCCCAACTGCTGCTGCCGCATTTCGAGAAGGCGTTGGCTGCGGGCGCCGCGCCGGCGATCGTGGGGATTTCGAGCATCGAAGGGCTGGTGGGTAATCCGTTCATCCCGGCGTACTGCGCGTCGAAGGCCGGGCTGCTGGGGCTGACCCGGTCGATGGCGGGGCAATTGGGCCCGTTGGGAATTCGCGTCAATGCCGTGTGCCCCGGCTTCATCGAAACCCCGATGCTCGCTGATGCGCTGGCGGTCGAGGAGGTGAAGACCGCGTTCGTGGCGGCCGCGCCGTTGGGGAGGCTGGGGCAGCCCGAGGAGATCGGGGCGACGGTCGCGTTCCTCATGTCGCCCAAGGCGTCGTTCATCACAGGTACGCAGATTGTGGTCGACGGGGGAGTGACGTCCCGGCACGCATAG
- a CDS encoding lysozyme family protein produces MQPSVQQAFVPFSKRFEGSVPYMYLDILGKVTVGIGNLIDSVAAASALPFVHNSDNSAASQSEIQAEWNKVHTTASLAQKGYKAAAPPFTTLHLTDDAIAQLVANVLNANQAILKRTFPDFENWPADAQLGVLSMAWGLGAGFPATWPKFKAACLAQDWASAAQNCQINTAGNPGVIPRNTADVLLFNNAQAVAAQKLDVSVLHWPNSVPTAASDSGTPGNSDNSGSGSDGASGSNSTTDPGTSDSSTSSTGTTDPGTTDPSSSSDATTNGDSTTTPTSDSSDSSTADPSNSSDATTNGDSTTTPTSDSSDSSTTDPSNSSDATTNGDSTTTPTSDSSDSSTGVDSGGAVTSSPDGSDDVEVAPDATAVAASTA; encoded by the coding sequence ATGCAACCGAGCGTTCAACAGGCCTTTGTTCCGTTCAGCAAGCGCTTTGAAGGGTCTGTGCCCTACATGTACCTCGACATCCTCGGGAAGGTTACCGTCGGCATCGGCAATCTCATTGACTCTGTAGCGGCGGCGTCGGCCCTCCCGTTTGTTCACAACTCCGACAACTCAGCTGCTTCGCAGAGTGAGATCCAGGCCGAGTGGAACAAGGTCCATACGACCGCCAGCCTTGCCCAAAAGGGATACAAGGCGGCCGCACCGCCCTTCACCACGCTGCACCTCACCGACGACGCGATCGCCCAACTGGTTGCCAACGTGCTCAACGCCAACCAGGCCATCCTCAAGCGGACGTTCCCGGACTTCGAGAACTGGCCTGCAGACGCCCAGCTCGGGGTGCTCAGCATGGCCTGGGGTCTGGGCGCCGGGTTCCCCGCGACCTGGCCGAAGTTCAAGGCGGCGTGCCTGGCGCAGGACTGGGCGTCGGCGGCGCAAAACTGCCAGATCAACACCGCCGGTAACCCCGGCGTCATACCGCGCAACACCGCAGATGTCCTTCTGTTCAACAACGCTCAAGCAGTTGCCGCCCAGAAGCTCGATGTGTCGGTGCTGCACTGGCCCAACAGCGTGCCGACCGCGGCGTCAGATTCAGGCACGCCCGGCAACAGTGACAACAGCGGGTCTGGGAGCGACGGAGCGTCGGGCTCGAACTCGACAACGGATCCTGGCACAAGTGACAGCTCCACCTCGTCAACCGGAACTACCGATCCGGGTACCACCGACCCCTCGAGTAGCTCTGACGCAACCACCAACGGCGACAGCACAACCACACCAACCAGCGACAGCAGCGACTCGAGCACCGCCGACCCCTCGAACAGCTCTGACGCAACCACCAACGGCGACAGCACAACCACACCAACCAGCGATAGCAGCGACTCGAGCACCACCGACCCCTCGAACAGCTCTGACGCAACCACCAACGGCGACAGCACAACCACACCAACCAGCGATAGCAGCGACTCGAGCACCGGAGTCGACTCAGGTGGCGCTGTAACAAGCTCGCCTGACGGTTCCGACGATGTGGAAGTCGCGCCAGATGCCACCGCTGTGGCGGCGTCGACTGCATAA
- a CDS encoding fatty acyl-AMP ligase, with translation MGREALSHSIIGAAESLEQYVQPDGKIVIPDGITLTSFLERNRAAMGDQPSYRFIDYAQNPDGDIIELSWNGLWTQVNAVAARLQQVTAPRDRVAILAPQGVDYVAAFFAAVHAGNIAVPLFAPALAGHTERLAAVLADAKPSAVLTTTAAAEAVRAFIKTLPAAERPRVIAVDAVPGTLAEMHVDPGARTDDVAYLQYTSGSTRTPAGVEITHRNVCTNVIQMILAGGLDTDIRSVSWLPLYHDMGLIMIMFPALCGGQISLMDPMAFVRRPYRWIKRLADEAAHGRTFAAAPNFAFELCAQRGLPPAGESLDLSNVVTLLNGSEPVTLPSIEQFMEAFTPYGLPETVVKPSYGMAEATLSVASIAADEKPCATYLDRAELAAGRAVVVGRHAEGAVPQVSCGRAIPDQWVTIVTPDGDEAADGVVGEIWLHGNNIGRGYFGRPEESERVFGNKLQTRQTVSHADGAEDNALWLATGDLGVYVGGELFVTGRIKDLVIVDGRNHYPQDIEATVSGASPAVRSGYVTAFAVPGDSGEQLVVVAERAVGAGRAALEPVAEAVRAAVSRHHQVRVADVRLVAAGRIPRTTSGKLARTASRTEYLAGQFD, from the coding sequence ATGGGTCGGGAAGCCTTGAGTCACAGCATTATTGGGGCGGCGGAATCGCTGGAACAATACGTCCAACCGGACGGCAAGATCGTCATACCTGACGGCATCACGCTGACGTCGTTCCTGGAGCGCAACCGCGCGGCGATGGGCGATCAGCCGTCGTATCGCTTCATCGACTACGCGCAGAATCCCGACGGCGACATCATCGAACTCAGCTGGAACGGGCTCTGGACTCAGGTCAATGCCGTCGCGGCCCGGCTGCAACAGGTCACCGCTCCCCGCGACCGCGTCGCGATCCTCGCGCCGCAGGGCGTCGACTACGTCGCGGCGTTCTTCGCGGCCGTCCACGCCGGAAACATCGCCGTGCCACTGTTCGCACCGGCCCTCGCCGGCCACACCGAACGCCTGGCCGCCGTGTTGGCGGACGCCAAACCGTCCGCCGTCCTCACCACGACCGCTGCCGCCGAGGCGGTCCGCGCGTTCATCAAGACGCTGCCCGCCGCCGAGCGACCGCGCGTCATCGCCGTCGACGCCGTGCCCGGCACGCTGGCCGAGATGCACGTCGACCCGGGCGCTCGCACCGACGACGTGGCGTACCTGCAGTACACCTCGGGCTCGACGCGCACCCCGGCCGGCGTGGAGATCACGCATCGCAACGTGTGCACCAACGTCATTCAGATGATCCTGGCCGGCGGGCTGGACACCGACATCCGCAGCGTGAGCTGGCTGCCGCTGTACCACGACATGGGCCTGATCATGATCATGTTCCCCGCGCTGTGCGGCGGTCAGATCAGCCTCATGGACCCGATGGCGTTCGTCCGGCGGCCCTACCGCTGGATCAAGCGGCTGGCCGACGAGGCCGCGCACGGCCGGACTTTTGCCGCGGCACCCAATTTCGCGTTCGAGTTGTGTGCGCAGCGCGGCCTGCCGCCGGCCGGTGAGTCCCTCGACCTGAGCAATGTGGTGACGCTGCTGAACGGGTCCGAGCCGGTGACGCTGCCGTCCATCGAGCAGTTCATGGAGGCGTTCACGCCGTACGGACTGCCCGAGACGGTGGTCAAGCCGTCGTACGGCATGGCCGAGGCCACCCTGTCGGTGGCCAGCATCGCCGCCGACGAAAAGCCGTGCGCCACATATCTGGACCGCGCGGAGCTCGCGGCGGGCCGCGCCGTCGTCGTGGGCCGGCATGCCGAGGGTGCGGTACCGCAGGTGTCGTGTGGGCGCGCCATCCCCGACCAGTGGGTGACCATCGTGACCCCCGACGGCGACGAAGCAGCCGACGGAGTGGTCGGAGAAATTTGGTTGCATGGCAACAACATCGGCCGGGGCTACTTCGGCCGGCCGGAGGAGTCGGAGCGGGTGTTCGGCAACAAGCTGCAAACTCGCCAGACCGTCAGCCACGCCGACGGCGCCGAGGACAACGCATTGTGGTTGGCCACAGGGGATCTCGGCGTGTACGTGGGCGGCGAGCTGTTCGTGACCGGCCGGATCAAGGACCTGGTGATCGTCGACGGGCGCAATCACTACCCACAGGACATCGAGGCGACGGTCAGTGGTGCGTCGCCGGCCGTGCGCTCAGGTTACGTGACAGCCTTTGCTGTGCCGGGCGATTCGGGTGAACAACTGGTTGTGGTCGCCGAGCGCGCGGTGGGTGCGGGCCGGGCCGCGTTGGAGCCTGTCGCCGAGGCCGTGCGGGCCGCGGTGTCGCGTCATCATCAGGTTCGCGTCGCCGACGTGCGGCTCGTCGCCGCGGGGCGCATCCCGCGCACAACGTCGGGCAAGCTGGCGCGCACTGCGTCGCGGACGGAGTACCTGGCCGGGCAGTTCGACTAG
- a CDS encoding DUF305 domain-containing protein has protein sequence MFKITSIATVAVAGTAAAIALAACSPPSQHDSTLPPTSSSMPMSGHNMPGMSGGNMPGMSGTNMPGMSGANFNDADVTFLQMMYPHHAQAVEMAKLVPTRSQNQQVKDLAAAIEKAQAPEMQQMTTLLAGFGKPAPSATMSHSMPGLMTPQQMTDLTGLSGAAFDKMWLQMMVEHHQGAITMAGDELKNGTNADAKKMAESIVTTQQAEISTMNGMLATM, from the coding sequence ATGTTCAAAATCACATCTATCGCCACCGTTGCTGTAGCCGGAACCGCTGCTGCCATCGCGCTGGCCGCCTGTAGCCCGCCGAGTCAGCACGACTCGACCCTGCCCCCGACCAGCTCGTCCATGCCGATGTCGGGCCACAACATGCCGGGGATGTCGGGCGGCAACATGCCTGGGATGTCGGGCACCAACATGCCCGGGATGTCAGGCGCCAACTTCAACGACGCCGACGTGACATTCCTGCAGATGATGTATCCGCACCACGCGCAGGCCGTCGAGATGGCCAAGCTGGTCCCGACCCGCTCGCAGAACCAGCAGGTGAAGGATCTCGCCGCGGCCATCGAGAAGGCCCAGGCTCCGGAGATGCAGCAGATGACGACGCTGCTGGCCGGCTTCGGCAAGCCCGCGCCGTCGGCCACCATGAGCCACTCGATGCCGGGTCTGATGACCCCGCAGCAGATGACCGACCTGACGGGCCTGTCCGGCGCGGCGTTCGACAAGATGTGGCTGCAGATGATGGTCGAGCATCATCAGGGTGCCATCACCATGGCGGGCGATGAGCTGAAGAACGGCACCAACGCCGACGCCAAGAAGATGGCCGAATCGATCGTCACCACGCAGCAGGCCGAGATCAGCACGATGAACGGCATGCTCGCCACGATGTAA
- a CDS encoding low affinity iron permease family protein produces MTDTANTANQGAELPSDVSKDVPFFDRFATQVSKWASKAWFFAACVAIVVIWAPTFLFVNFDTWQLIINTLTTIITFLLVALLQNTETRSTDALQQKLNAIADGLADLMREIDTSGKLEKDRKELLAAVGLEEHESTS; encoded by the coding sequence ATGACCGATACCGCCAACACCGCGAACCAGGGTGCTGAGTTACCCAGCGACGTATCGAAGGACGTTCCGTTCTTCGACCGGTTCGCGACACAGGTCTCGAAGTGGGCTTCCAAAGCGTGGTTCTTTGCCGCCTGCGTTGCCATCGTGGTGATCTGGGCGCCCACGTTTCTCTTCGTGAACTTCGATACCTGGCAGCTGATCATCAACACGCTGACCACCATCATCACGTTCCTGCTCGTGGCCCTGCTGCAGAACACCGAGACTCGCTCGACCGATGCCCTCCAGCAGAAACTCAACGCCATCGCGGATGGCCTGGCGGACCTGATGCGCGAAATTGACACCTCCGGCAAACTGGAGAAAGACCGGAAGGAATTGCTGGCGGCGGTGGGGCTCGAGGAGCACGAAAGTACCAGCTAA
- a CDS encoding lysylphosphatidylglycerol synthase transmembrane domain-containing protein: MRVDGREVAVSGSLLQPITRRTNDILRLVAATAFLVTVVTSSLITRNDWVRLERSVSRIVGVLTPTQSNLVYLAYAIAILALPFVILLSLLVTRQWKLLGPYAAAGLIAVLSLSINSTGIAAPNWHFDLSDRLNTVFSQFLDDPRWIALLAAVLTVSGPWQPARLRRWWWTLLLAFVPIHLVVSAIVPARSLLGLAVGWFVGALVVLVSGTPALEVPLAGAVQALARRKFEVSALTVIRPAGTGPLVLSADSNAGTRAVVELYGPNQRVGGAMSQLWRKITLRNDETAPLQTSMRRAVEHRALMTIAVGDLGLANTRTVALSALDRGWTLYGHTPASGVPLTNETPVEAVWHALGSLHEHQISHGDLRTSQITVDGTTVLLGGLGSSEYGASDVQLQSDVAQLLVTTTDLYDAEPAVAAAIEQFGADAVLTASRRLTKSAMPLRLRESLPDSRAVITAARDEVKHQTGADRIQTETITRFTRNQVIQLVLLIALVYVAYPFISTVPTFFSELRSANWWWALLGLAVSALTYVGAAAALWASASESVNFGKLTIMQVANTFAATTTPAGVGGLALSTRFLQKAGLGALRATTAVALQQSVQVLTHVALLIFFSAAAGASADLSHFVPSSTILYLIGGAALGVVGTFMLVPRWRHWLGTSVRPRLTEVWADLIELGREPRRLGLIVLGCSATTLGAALALWASIEAFGGSTSFVTVCVVTMIGGTLASAAPTPGGVGAVEAALIGGLAAFGLPAAIAVPSVLLYRVLTCWLPVFIGWPVMRWLTKNDMI, encoded by the coding sequence ATGCGGGTTGACGGACGCGAGGTCGCGGTCTCGGGCAGCCTGCTGCAACCGATCACCCGCAGGACCAACGACATCCTGCGGCTCGTGGCCGCGACGGCCTTCCTGGTCACCGTCGTCACCAGCTCGCTGATCACGCGTAACGACTGGGTCCGGTTGGAGCGGTCGGTGTCGCGGATCGTCGGGGTGCTCACGCCGACGCAGTCGAACCTGGTCTACCTCGCCTATGCCATCGCGATCCTCGCGCTGCCGTTCGTGATCCTGCTGAGCCTGCTGGTCACGCGGCAATGGAAACTGCTGGGGCCGTATGCCGCTGCCGGGCTGATCGCGGTGCTGTCGCTGTCCATCAACTCCACCGGCATCGCGGCGCCGAACTGGCATTTCGACCTGTCCGACCGGCTCAACACCGTCTTCTCCCAGTTCCTCGACGACCCGCGCTGGATCGCGCTGCTGGCCGCGGTGCTGACGGTGTCGGGGCCCTGGCAGCCGGCCCGGCTGCGCCGCTGGTGGTGGACGCTGCTGCTGGCGTTCGTGCCGATCCACCTGGTGGTCAGCGCCATCGTGCCGGCCCGGTCGCTGCTCGGTCTGGCCGTCGGCTGGTTCGTCGGCGCGCTCGTGGTCCTGGTCAGCGGCACGCCGGCGCTGGAGGTTCCGCTGGCCGGCGCGGTGCAGGCACTCGCCCGGCGCAAGTTCGAGGTGTCGGCGCTGACGGTCATCCGGCCGGCCGGCACCGGACCGCTGGTGCTCAGCGCCGATTCGAACGCGGGCACGCGAGCCGTCGTCGAGTTGTACGGACCGAACCAGCGGGTGGGCGGCGCCATGAGTCAGCTCTGGCGCAAGATCACGCTGCGCAACGACGAAACCGCTCCGCTGCAGACCTCGATGCGCCGCGCCGTCGAACACCGCGCCCTCATGACCATCGCGGTCGGCGACCTCGGGCTGGCGAACACCCGGACCGTCGCGCTGTCGGCCCTCGATCGCGGCTGGACCCTGTACGGGCACACCCCGGCGAGTGGCGTTCCGCTGACCAACGAAACCCCGGTCGAGGCCGTCTGGCATGCACTCGGGTCACTCCACGAACACCAGATTTCCCACGGTGACCTCCGCACGTCCCAGATCACCGTCGACGGCACCACGGTGTTGCTCGGCGGGTTGGGTAGCTCGGAGTACGGCGCGTCCGATGTGCAGCTGCAATCCGACGTGGCTCAGCTGCTGGTGACGACAACGGACTTGTACGACGCCGAGCCGGCGGTGGCGGCGGCCATCGAGCAGTTCGGCGCGGACGCCGTGCTGACCGCGTCCCGTCGGCTGACCAAGTCGGCGATGCCGTTGCGGCTGCGTGAGTCGCTGCCCGATTCGCGTGCCGTGATCACCGCGGCCCGCGACGAGGTGAAGCACCAGACCGGCGCCGACCGCATCCAGACCGAGACCATCACCCGCTTCACCCGCAACCAGGTGATCCAGCTGGTCCTGCTCATCGCGCTGGTGTACGTCGCCTATCCATTCATCAGCACGGTGCCGACGTTCTTCTCCGAGCTGCGGTCCGCCAACTGGTGGTGGGCGCTGCTCGGGCTTGCGGTCTCGGCGCTGACGTATGTCGGCGCGGCGGCGGCGCTGTGGGCCAGCGCCTCGGAGTCGGTGAACTTCGGGAAGTTGACCATCATGCAGGTGGCCAACACCTTCGCCGCGACGACGACGCCCGCCGGCGTCGGCGGCCTGGCCCTGAGCACCCGGTTCCTGCAGAAGGCGGGGCTCGGCGCGCTACGCGCGACGACCGCGGTGGCGCTGCAGCAGTCGGTGCAGGTGCTCACGCACGTGGCACTGCTGATCTTCTTCAGTGCGGCCGCGGGTGCGTCGGCCGACTTGTCGCACTTCGTCCCGTCGTCGACGATCCTCTATCTGATCGGCGGCGCGGCGCTCGGGGTGGTGGGCACGTTCATGCTGGTGCCGCGGTGGCGGCACTGGCTGGGGACATCGGTCCGGCCGCGACTGACGGAGGTGTGGGCCGACCTCATCGAGCTCGGCCGCGAACCCCGGCGCCTCGGGTTGATCGTGTTGGGCTGCAGTGCAACAACTCTGGGCGCGGCGTTGGCGCTGTGGGCGAGTATCGAGGCCTTCGGCGGGTCGACGTCGTTCGTGACGGTGTGCGTCGTGACGATGATCGGTGGCACACTCGCCTCGGCCGCCCCGACGCCCGGTGGTGTCGGCGCTGTGGAGGCCGCGCTGATCGGTGGTCTGGCCGCGTTCGGGCTGCCGGCCGCGATCGCGGTGCCGTCGGTACTGCTCTATCGGGTGCTGACGTGCTGGCTGCCGGTGTTCATCGGCTGGCCCGTCATGCGCTGGTTGACCAAGAACGACATGATCTGA